A DNA window from Vespula vulgaris chromosome 18, iyVesVulg1.1, whole genome shotgun sequence contains the following coding sequences:
- the LOC127070339 gene encoding GRIP and coiled-coil domain-containing protein 1, whose translation MGDINEKKMGKNENHKEEQISSASENTQSTDIQSTNINKEQAETNKSSEKSKNIEDIDGQQSSTVQRDTETVKQLKNQLETLMNSLATLSAEKSKMEANFQNDRKQLRMEREECEKVIRELKEKLKKGQNHNISEIEHVKCKLIMERHEREKERANHASTIKELQKILNEELRNKEQLEQQLKNLFANKTQCKILEAELEITKNKLKQAEEAAKETPPLLLSLQAEMVAMKKQHRYAILEEQRRAATAEQQARTLAMTHETRVAGLESRLAELSETVGEYDRLRQQDQRSIQNLKDQLSNIQDVEHKECVNVPNEPEEIISKIKMLYGHLLYLDNKKDDSAYVESLLKHLELNGKYKDSEYKEKYETLLQEFKMHKEQVLTKYDVDTSLLRKGHQQTYNLMDLRDKENSKTQLHLLKTHNNNLEERIRTLNNKLIQKEKELQIKIDYYQQLLQEERAKSEHVLSQKENEFRSKICTLEQQLLRQRERSVALVQEKEKEILTLKASFHALIPKKDPSFREGERSVIKSENKSESSGDIVTGLLNNDSPPILHYTQELARHEVQISSTRKRILELEALLREKERQLLHVTEKHKEELKTVQTQVARLEACKSREGANLEYLKNVLINYLTTNDSSSKRHILNAISTVLRFTPDELEKVNHVK comes from the exons ATGGgtgatataaatgaaaaaaaaatgggaaaaaatgaaaatcataAGGAGGAACAAATTTCATCTGCATCAGAAA ATACTCAATCTACTGATATTCAatcaacaaatataaataaagaacaagCAGAAACCAATAAATCTtcagaaaaaagcaaaaatataGAAGATATCGATGGGcag CAATCATCGACTGTACAACGAGATACAGAAACAGTAAAACAATTAAAGAATCAATTAGAAACTTTAATGAATTCTTTGGCTACATTATCCGCAGAAAAATCAAAGATGGAAGctaattttcaaaatgacaGAAAACAATTAAGAATGGAACGTGAGGAA TGTGAGAAAGTAATTAgagaattaaaggaaaaattaaaaaaagggcAAAATCACAATATATCTGAAATAGAACATGTGAAGTGTAAATTAATCATGGAACgccatgaaagagaaaaagaaagagcaaatCATGCGTCTACAATAAA GGAACTACAAAAGATATTAAACGAAGAACTTCGTAATAAAGAGCAGTTAGAACagcaattgaaaaatttatttgccaATAAAACACAATGTAAAATTCTCGAAGCAGAATTAGAAATAACCAAAAATAAGTTAAAACAAGCAGAGGAAGCAGCTAAAGAAACaccacctcttcttctttcattgcAAGCTGAAATGGTTGCTATGAAGAAGCAACATCGTTATGCTATACttgaa GAACAAAGAAGAGCAGCAACTGCAGAGCAACAAGCTAGAACATTAGCTATGACTCATGAAACAAGAGTAGCTGGTTTAGAATCTCGCTTAGCTGAACTTTCTGAAACAGTAGGAGAATATGATAGATTAAGGCAACAAGATCAACGTTCTATTCAAAATCTTAAGGACCAATTATCTAATATACAAGATGTAGAACACAAAGAATGTGTCAATGTGCCAAACGAAccagaagaaataatttctaaaataaaaatgctatatggacatttattatatttagacAATAAAAAGGATGACTCAGCTTATGTCGaat CATTGTTAAAACATTTAGAGTTAAATGGTAAATACAAAGATTctgaatataaagaaaagtatgAAACTCTATTACAAGAATTTAAAATGCACAAAGAGCAAGTACTAACTAAATACGATGTTGATACAAGTCTTTTACGTAAAGGACATCAACAAACTTACAACTTAATGGATTTAcgtgataaagaaaatagtaaaacTCAATTACATTTACTTAAAACTCATAATAACAAtttagaagaaagaatacgtacattaaataacaaattaatacagaaagaaaaagaattgcagataaaaatagattattacCAACag tTATTACAAGAAGAACGTGCCAAATCAGAACATGTACTATcacaaaaggaaaatgaatttCGTAGTAAAATATGTACATTAGAACAACAATTACTGCGTCAAAGAGAACGATCCGTCGCActtgttcaagaaaaagagaaagaaatcttaACATTGAAAGCATCATTTCATGCATTAATACCAAAAAAAGATCCTTCTTTCCGGGAAGGTGAAAGAAGTGTAATAAAATCCGAAAATAAATCAGAATCCTCAGGTGATATAGTAACaggattattaaataatgatagtCCTCCTATATTGCATTATACTCAAGAATTAGCAAGACATGAAGTGCAGATATCATCGactagaaagagaatattagaATTGGAGGCattattaagagaaaaagaaagacaattgCTTCATGTAACTGAGAAAcataaagaagaattaaaaactgTACAAACACAAGTGGCAAG ATTGGAAGCATGTAAATCTAGAGAAGGAGcaaatttagaatatttaaaaaatgtacttatcaattatttaactACAAATGATTCATCAAGTAAGCGACATATATTAAATGCTATATCTACAGTTTTACGATTTACACCAGATGAGTTAGAAAAGGTCAATCATGTTAAATAG